One Arachis hypogaea cultivar Tifrunner chromosome 2, arahy.Tifrunner.gnm2.J5K5, whole genome shotgun sequence genomic window, CAGCATCCGGTTCTTATTATCAAGACTTTGACGACTCTGGCCTAACTCAACTAGGTTCTCTGAAGGATGTAGGGATCTCCTAGCTAGGATTTACCTACTTTTATTCATGGGACCTCAGCTAAATCAGATTTGATTAGTCAAGTTCCTGATTATAGGACCTTGATATGAGCCATTCACtcgcgaaaaataaaaaaacaaaacctGTGCTGTATCGGTTTTTCATGTGAATTGATGTTGTTTGGCTtgttttctccttgtaaattaaACAGGTACGGTCAAACACATTGGGAGCTGTTGGATTCCTTGGTGATAGCAGAAGAATCAATGTTGCCATCACAAGGGCACGCAAACATGTAGCCGTGGTCTGTGACAGCTCAACAATATGCCACAACACCTTCCTGGCAAGACTTCTGCGTCACATTCGACACTTTGGTCGGGTGAAGCATGCAGAACCAGGTAGTTTTGGGGGTTCTGGACTAGGGATGAACCCCACATTACCCTCCATTAATTAGTGTTGCATCAATAGCACTAAAGTTCATGGCCTTTCACGTGGCCAAAACTTATAATGTATATAGCAATTCTTGAATTTCATATTTGTATACAAAGTACAGCTTGCGCATGAAAAATAGCAGAATGCTTCATAGCCAATATACACATTGGCAAAATCTGATAGGAATACTTAAgttttaaaacaaattaattgTTAGTCACCCCTTGTACTACCAATTGTGTCGCTTAATTTTTTGGCGACTAAAATGCATTATAAGACCCATATTTTCCTATATAAAAGAAAAGTTGCACATTTAAAAACTATGCTTACTAAGAATATGATCAATTTAAACATTCGGTGCTGCTCTATGTATTGCACCTCCAACAATCAACAAATTGTAACATGATATCCTGTGAATTCATAATATAATGAATACTGGACGCGCTATGTCAAATAGATACAGAAAAATGAATTGTATTCCTGCAATTATAAGCTCTCATGTTTCAATTCAATATATTGAAACAATATATTGAAAACTGTAATTGTAGAGACGGCAATGTGAGCATCAATTGAAAAAGTGATGCGGGTGGATTGAAACATTTTGGACCATACACATTTGAAACTCACTTAAACCTTTTGGTAGATTAAAGAATTTAGGAACTCTCAAAGTCTAAAACAGAATACTGATCGCCAGTTGCATGTGAACATATAATGTAATTGCAGTAATAAAATTATTGATTCATTCCAAGAAGGCCTACAAAAATTATTAGGTGATCAAGATTCCCGTGAGCCTTTATCATTTTGTGGCAGCTTCGGCAGGGGTTCGAGTTGTCATCTGATCAACTGCGTGAACTGTGCTCTGAAGCTCCTCCCATATAGCTTTATACACCATCCTTTGCCGATTTACAGCCGATTGTCCCTCAAAGGCAGTGGATACAACATCGATACTGCAATGCCAAACCACAAATTAGAGCTATGTTCTAGTCAGGCCATATAACTGTGTCAAATGCAACTGTCAACTACATGAAGCCTTTGGCTAAGAGACAACTTTTGATCAGAATACACATGCAACAATATATTTGAAATTGTCACTATTTTCAGTTTGCCctgcatttatttatttttggtcgtGTTCTATTTTATCCTAAAAAATTTTGGAGAACAGGATTAGAACGACACAAGCAGTTGAATCTGCAATTACCAATCAACATTCTACATAGGCTCCAATTAAGTTGTTATGCAAGGAACAaacatatttattaaatttttcagAGGCCCTAGAAATAGTTGGAAAGCAAAAGGTTTATATATGATTTATGATAGACATGCTGAAATTAGGAAGGATGTTTAATGATGTGAATATCACCAGAGGATGTGTTTGGTATAAGGGTAAAAATAGATAGAAATTTCTTGAATGGATTCTAAATGTAAAATTTACCCCTCACCTTGACCCCATATCAAAGTCACCCATAATGTAAAATTTATGGTACTATTTAGTACATTTTGTTGAAATGTCATGCTTGCATTAAGTATGTTTCAATGGCTAAGATTGGAAAATTGGCTTTTATTGAATGCACATTAGCTAATCTTTTACAGGGCTTTCCTCAACTAAAAGGATTAGACAACTTTGTTTCATTCAAGCTTGTATCTTTATCAGTTGTTCTCTAAATCCCTAGAATGTGTCATACCTATTGCGATGATCTAGAAAGCACAAAAACGTCACGTTTTGTCATCCATTGAGAAGTTACCACAACAGCATTTTGAATGAAACAAAACAATCTTCTAACGAGAGGTAATTGTCAAAAAGAAAATAATCTTTTATGTGGGCTGTTGACTTCTATGATCCGTGTTAAACTTGTTGTAAGGACTAATTCTATATATTTTACAAATCTTAGCCTCTTGTGTAAGGATCAATGTGCTACACCCCTTGTATGTTTCTAGTTAAAGTTTTCAAGTGGCTCTCTACTAATGTTTGCTAGTAAATAACTAATAATTGAtgatatatgttaaaaataaaattacgttGAAGTGATTTACAAAACAAAACTTCACTTGGATGGTTGAAGAAAATGCTTACCTTACATGGCGTCCATCACCATAAGCATCTTTTACGGTGACTGATTCAGCATTGAGTTGATCCTTTATCTGTCAAAACACATTACAAATTGTTTAAGATTGACTGATTCAGATACACAAATGTGAGTAAAAACGGAGTATTCGTGGATCATAGCCGTCCTTTTACCATATTTCTCCTCCATTTTACATTAACATTTTCAGTAATCTTcatacaaattttttataatcCATTGATCTTTcgtaatctaaccctaatttcacTGTTCCATCCTAATTCCTAAATTCCATATCCAATTTCCCAACCCTGTTTCAGTGTTAATTGGGGAAaacaaattaagaacaaaaaaaacTATATAAATGGAGGGAAAggataattatataattagtGAATAACACAAGATGAATaataaatgaagaaagaaagaaccTTTTTCTCCATGGACTGCATGAGAGGGGAGTCGATAGAACCAGGGTCATTGACATGGGTGGCGCGTGTAGAAAACCTGCGAGTGGCGgcgaatagagaagaagaagcagcagaaggaGTGGGAGGAAGGGGTGAACGAGAGCGTGATGAAATGATGGAATTAGGGTTAGGAGGAGAAGGTAGAGTGAGAGAGGGATGAAGCTGAAGGAGAAAGGGAAGAGCTTGacggagaagtgttgttgtggcgTTGGATGAGAGTGACAACATCTGAGGACGCATCTTTAATGCTATGTAACAAACTACTCAGCTGCTCCTTCCTTGATTCGCCGATTATTATTACAGAAACACTCGTCTTCTTGCAAACAGGATCGCAATATGGATGCCAAAACCATGTGGTGCGCATTGCACAACACTTCCCCAACttcatattttttctatttttttttaggatttaagCACTCCGGTTACTAAAaaagcactttttatttttattattgacatAGTGGTGTTTTTAAATAATGTGGAGAGTTGGTGTGTTTTTTTTGCATAAATGATCCCAAATTTGACCCTTAGATTTggggttttaatttttttttttaaatttacaaatctgacCTTTAGATTTGTGCTTTAacgttaaaaaatttttaaaacatgtaaaTCGGACTCTCTGATTTggagaattttgattttttttgtttttttactcaAAACTTACCTCGGTTTTCTATTTCTACCCAAAACTGAGCCTCAGTTTTTATTCTACCCAAAATCTGACTCTCAGTTTTTTATCCCTACTCAAATTTGAACTTTTGATTtgtagtttttaatttaaaaaaaaataattatctctaTATCCATAAAAAATTACACCAATTTTTCATAACTATGCATAACACATTTCTCCAATCCATTACCAAAAAAATTATCCactaaaaaaccaaaataaaatactttttacGTTTGATTTCTAGAATAaggtgtttttttctttttttttcatct contains:
- the LOC112740690 gene encoding protein BOLA4, chloroplastic/mitochondrial; protein product: MRPQMLSLSSNATTTLLRQALPFLLQLHPSLTLPSPPNPNSIISSRSRSPLPPTPSAASSSLFAATRRFSTRATHVNDPGSIDSPLMQSMEKKIKDQLNAESVTVKDAYGDGRHVSIDVVSTAFEGQSAVNRQRMVYKAIWEELQSTVHAVDQMTTRTPAEAATK